From a region of the Lactuca sativa cultivar Salinas chromosome 4, Lsat_Salinas_v11, whole genome shotgun sequence genome:
- the LOC111905010 gene encoding ethylene-responsive transcription factor ERF071, translating into MNSPTSNFNDENSAIVSALRHVICDGNIATPSTSSDVIGNSQSQPSPGEYEICGECGMRIPDHCLGCQMFTGNSGEETGKRTKNVYRGVRLRPSRKWAAEIMVPGTHERKWLGTFDTAEEAARAYDVANIQYRGKKAKTNFPVEEYSENAN; encoded by the coding sequence ATGAACAGTCCGACAAGCAATTTCAACGACGAGAATTCCGCCATTGTTTCAGCACTCCGGCATGTGATTTGCGATGGAAACATCGCCACTCCAAGCACAAGCAGTGATGTAATCGGAAATTCTCAGAGTCAACCGTCGCCGGGGGAGTATGAAATCTGCGGCGAATGTGGAATGCGAATCCCGGATCACTGTTTGGGGTGTCAAATGTTCACCGGAAATAGTGGTGAAGAGACGGGAAAGAGAACGAAGAATGTCTACAGAGGAGTTCGTCTCCGGCCGTCGAGGAAATGGGCGGCGGAGATAATGGTTCCGGGAACGCATGAGCGGAAGTGGCTGGGGACTTTCGATACTGCAGAAGAGGCTGCCAGAGCTTACGACGTCGCCAATATTCAGTATAGAGGAAAGAAAGCCAAGACCAATTTTCCGGTGGAGGAGTACTCAGAAAACGCCAACTAG